CCGGTACGCCCCACTGCTCCTCGGCGGCCGGGGAGGCCAGGTCGAGCACGTCCAGCCGGTGCAGCGCAGCGGCGGGGGCGGCGATCGCGGCCTGCGCCAGCATGCCCTCGGAGAGGTCCACGCCGATCACCCGCAGCCCGCCCTCGGCGAGCTGCCGGGCGGTCGGCTCGCCCGCGCCGCAGCCCACGTCCAGCACCAGGGCGCCGGCCGGGAGCTCGGCCAGCAGCCACGCACCGCAGTCCAGCTGGCCCGACCTGGCCGGAAACACCTCCTGGTAGCGGCCGCCGATCGCATCGAACGCGGCGGCCTGGCGGGCCCGTTCGGCCCGGCGCGGACCCGCCGCGGCGACCCGGGCGGCGTCGGCGGGGACAGCAGTCTGTTCGTCCGTCACGATGATCTGGGCACCTCTCCCGCGGGCGTCCTGCCCTGCCTGTCGCGGCCCGCACTCCACTCCCGACCCTGGCCTTCGAGAATAAACGCGATCACCGCACCGTGGAGTCCGTTTCCGGCCAACTCGTGCGCCGTTGGGCGAATATCGCCCGCCAGGGGAAGCACACCGGTGCCCGCCAGGTAGCGCGCCACCTGCGCACACGCCGCATGGCGCACCCGCGCCACGCCCCCGACCTGCACCGACGGTGGATCAACGGCCTTGCCGACGGCGTTTATCGAACGTCAATCGCGGCCTGTCAGAGTCTTCTCAGCGCCGGGGAAGCGTCAAAGCGTTCCCGCAGCCGGGGGGCTGCGGGGACGCCGGCGCCCCGGGGGGCCAGGCTTCCGCCAGGGGGGACCAGGGGGGTACCGCAGGGGGGAACGGAAGCCTACGGCGCAGGGGGAGAAGAAGGGGAAGGCTCGGTGTGCCGCGAAGCGATGAGGTCCTG
The DNA window shown above is from Streptomyces sp. TLI_171 and carries:
- a CDS encoding class I SAM-dependent methyltransferase; amino-acid sequence: MTDEQTAVPADAARVAAAGPRRAERARQAAAFDAIGGRYQEVFPARSGQLDCGAWLLAELPAGALVLDVGCGAGEPTARQLAEGGLRVIGVDLSEGMLAQAAIAAPAAALHRLDVLDLASPAAEEQWGVPELGPAGAGSLDGAAAFFSLLMLPRPEIAEVLGRIRELLRPGGLLALGMVEADLDDAPLPFLGQEIRVSGYLREELTALLERSGFAVEAVDSQSYAPAGSAQPPETQLYLRCRRTG